CGTGCTCAGCGGAGTCGCGCCAGAGTTCAATCGGACCGAACTCGCTTCGACGGTTTCGGGGGCGCCGATCTGAAGCGCCCACACGACGGGATCGAGCATGTGACACCCCATGTCTCCGAGTGCGCCGCACCCGAAATCCCACCATCCGCGCCAAATGAACGGCAGATACGCAGGATGGTAGGGCCGACTCGGCGCCGGACCCAGCCACAGGTCCCAATCCAGCCCCGGCGGAACCGGCGGCATCTCTTTCGGACGATCGATCCCGTAGGGCCACCATCCTCCCGGCCGGTTTGTCCACGCGCACACCTCGTGAACCCGGCCGATGGCGCCATCCCAAATCCATTCACAAAGCTGGCGGATATCTTCCTTGGCGTGGCCCCAGTTCCCCATTTGCGTCGCCACGTTCGCGGCCCGCGCGGCCTCCGTCATGGTGCGCGCTTCGACCAGCGAATGCGCCAGCGGTTTCTCGCAGAAGACATGTTTGCCCTTCTTGATCGCGGCCATCGCCGCCACGGCATGGATATGATCGGGCGTCGTGATCACGACCGCGTCGATGTCATCTCGCTCGTCCAGCATCTGCCGAAAATCCACGTAGGCCGCGCAGCCGCCGCTTGCGTTGCCCTTGTAGTCGTAGTAGTCGTTCACCAGTTTACGCCCCGCTTCACGTCCAGCCACACCGCGCCCGAGGTAGGGACCCTCTTCAAAGACATCGCACACCGCCACGACCCGCACGTCACGGTCCTGTAGAAACGTCTGGAGGTTGTACATGCCCTGCCAGCCCACGCCGACGAACGCCATGTTGATCTTCTCGCTGGGCGGAGTCTGGCCGAGGCCCAGAACATGCGGGGGCAATACTGTGAACGATGTCGCGGCCGCTGTGCGGTGCAAGAAACTGCGCCGCGAAATCCGTCCGTCTTTCGATAGCGCGCGATCTGCGCTTTTTGCGTCGTGAATGTACATACCCCGTCTCCTTTTTTGATGCCGCCCACGCGATTTCACAATTGCTTGTGTTCAGAGTGCATACGCCCAGTCACCAAAATCAAAAATGCGCATTCTCCCGTCAATGCTGACGGAGCCCAAGACCCAATCAGACATCGAACGGCTCGCATCTCTCAAAATCGGGCAAATAATAATCGCTGCTGTCGAGGCCTTGCACGAGCAGGTGCTCGAAGCCCAGGCCGGCGGCGTACATCACAATATCCCGGTATTCTTTGCGCGAAACCCTTGAGCGTAATTCGGGAAACTCGTCGGCCCGGTGCCGCGGTGCGTATTGGCTCATCAAACTGAGCGTCACGTTCTCCATGTGCTCGTCCTTGAGCCAGAGCAGAAATTCGTAGCTGCCTGAGATGTTCTCAGGAAGAATCAAATGACGAATGATGACGCCACGCCACGCCATGCCGCCTTCGGTCTGCAATGGCCCCGCCTGCCGGTACATCTCTTTAATGGCCTCTTTGGCCACGTCCGGATAGGCCTTCGCTTTCGAGTATTTCCGGGCGCACGCCGCGTCCATATACTTGAGATCGGGTAAATAGATATCGATGATCCCGTCGAGCAGCTGGAGCAGTTCGACGCTGTCATAGCCGTTCGTGTTGTAGACAAGGGGCAGCCGCAACCCGTCCCGGAACGCGGTGCCCAACCCCAGCAATATCGGATAGATGTAATGCGTGGGCGTCACGAGATTGATGTTCCCCGCGCCCCGCTCCTGCAATTCGAGGAACACGCCCGCCAGCGCCGTGTACGATACGTCTTCGCCCAGTCCCATCTGGCTTATCTGGTAGTTCTGGCAGAACACGCAGCGCAGGTTGCAGTGCGTGAAGAAGACCGTCCCCGACCCGCCCGAACCCACCAGCGGCGGCTCTTCGCCAAAATGCAGCGTCGCGGATGCGTACCGGACGTGGAATCGGTCGCGCGACGTCGTGCGGCACACGCCCGGCGCATTCTCCAGCCGGGCCGCTTGGCAACGATGCCCGCACAGGCAACACTCGCGCAGCAGCCCCTCGACCGCCGGAAGCACCGAGTCGATGCGCTCCGCCTTCTGGGCGCCGTCCATCGAAAACACTCCATGACCCTGACATGCCGCTGTTCAGAATAACCGAAGCGCGTGAGGGATGCATAGCCTGCCGCGTTGACGCCCGTGCCCCGCGCTGGTAGCATCGCGGCGCGGGTTCAGCCGCTGTTTCGAAACCGGACGGGGTCACATGATGAGCAGCACCTTCGAGCACGAATTCACGGCAGGCTGGGGCGACATGGACTTCAACGGGCACATGCGCAACACGGCATACCTGGACCTGAGCGGCACCGTTCGCATGATGTACTTTGAAGCTTGCGGATTCCCGATGCAGGCGTTCGAGGAACTCCAGTTCGGCCCGGTGATTTTCAAGGACGAAATTGAGTACCTCAAGGAACTCCGGCTGCTCGAGCGTGTGCGTGTCACACTCGAACTCGCGGCACTGAGCAAGAACGCGGGCCGGTTCCGCATCCGCAACCGCTTCTTCCACACAGACGGCCGCCCGGTGGCGGTCGTCACAAGCGCGGGTGGTTGGCTCAGCTTCCGCGAACGCAAACTCGTCCCGCCGCCGGACGCCCTGGCCGAGGTTCTGCGCGGCCTGCCCCGGGCCGGGGACTTCGAGGAGATATGAGGAAGTCGTTGCGCAACCGCATGCGAGGATACCTCTCCCGGGAAGCGCGACCAGGCGCGGCACTTGCCTGTGTCATATTTCGAAATACGCAAGAACGATTGCCGGTCCGCGGAAAAATGGCCCGCTTGCCATATTCCTCGTGGAAACGAAAGGCGTGCCCAGCGGATTTGCGGCCTGCCCGAGGCGTGTATGGCTGAGGTGACGGCCAAACCGCAGACCCGTATCGCGTGAGGGAAGACCGCGCAACCACCCCGATTTTCCCCACGCGTGCCGGACGGTGTAGGCTACATCTCCGGTAATGTGATTGCTGTGGCTAATTCCACGAGGCCAGAGACCATGCGTGCATCTCCTTGTCTGTACCCTGTGTTGATTCTGATCTTCGCCGCCATGTGTGCCGGCACAGCCGGTCACGCCGCGTTGATCGAGCAGTCGCTCGAGAGGTTGCGCCAATCGCCGCCCGTCTGCCCGGATGCTTTTGATTTCGTGGTCGTGGCGGACTCGAACACGCTCGAACCGCTCGAACAGGCGGAGGTGTTCAAGCAGATCCTCCGCGAGGTCAATGTCTTGAAACCCGGCTTCGTGTTCGAAGCCGGCGACATCATCCTGGGCGGCGCGGCGGAAGGCGTGCCCCCGCAGTGGGACGTTTTCGAGCAGACCATCGCGGCGTGCGAACCGCCATACCTGGCCATACCGGGCAACCACGACATCAGCGACGCGGCCACGGAGCGCATCTG
The sequence above is drawn from the Candidatus Hydrogenedentota bacterium genome and encodes:
- a CDS encoding Gfo/Idh/MocA family oxidoreductase produces the protein MYIHDAKSADRALSKDGRISRRSFLHRTAAATSFTVLPPHVLGLGQTPPSEKINMAFVGVGWQGMYNLQTFLQDRDVRVVAVCDVFEEGPYLGRGVAGREAGRKLVNDYYDYKGNASGGCAAYVDFRQMLDERDDIDAVVITTPDHIHAVAAMAAIKKGKHVFCEKPLAHSLVEARTMTEAARAANVATQMGNWGHAKEDIRQLCEWIWDGAIGRVHEVCAWTNRPGGWWPYGIDRPKEMPPVPPGLDWDLWLGPAPSRPYHPAYLPFIWRGWWDFGCGALGDMGCHMLDPVVWALQIGAPETVEASSVRLNSGATPLSTEIPGGKVHPETATAAALVRWTFPARGDMPPVDLRWYDGGLMPPRPDELEQGRKMGDADGGVLFIGEKGKLMCGCYGSDPQLLPESRMKDYKRPPKTLPRSIGHYKEWVNACKGGEAAGANFDYGGPLAEIVLLGVAAIRADMKLTWNFSNMEFTNAPEANRFIGPSFREGWSL
- a CDS encoding thioesterase family protein — its product is MSSTFEHEFTAGWGDMDFNGHMRNTAYLDLSGTVRMMYFEACGFPMQAFEELQFGPVIFKDEIEYLKELRLLERVRVTLELAALSKNAGRFRIRNRFFHTDGRPVAVVTSAGGWLSFRERKLVPPPDALAEVLRGLPRAGDFEEI
- a CDS encoding radical SAM protein, which codes for MDGAQKAERIDSVLPAVEGLLRECCLCGHRCQAARLENAPGVCRTTSRDRFHVRYASATLHFGEEPPLVGSGGSGTVFFTHCNLRCVFCQNYQISQMGLGEDVSYTALAGVFLELQERGAGNINLVTPTHYIYPILLGLGTAFRDGLRLPLVYNTNGYDSVELLQLLDGIIDIYLPDLKYMDAACARKYSKAKAYPDVAKEAIKEMYRQAGPLQTEGGMAWRGVIIRHLILPENISGSYEFLLWLKDEHMENVTLSLMSQYAPRHRADEFPELRSRVSRKEYRDIVMYAAGLGFEHLLVQGLDSSDYYLPDFERCEPFDV